From Oryzias latipes chromosome 18, ASM223467v1:
acaaggaTGCTCATGAAGGTCAAAGTTCCAGTTAAGAAATACACCAACAAAGAGTTTGTCTGACCTGCAGAgagtcacacaaacacatttctgatgttaACTTTTTTACAACAACTCTATGTTAACTCTCCACAAATATCACTGTAACTCACCTGTGAGTTCCAGTTTGGTCCCGTTTCCAAACAGTATGTGTCCACATGAGACAACAGCACAGTAGTAGATCCCAGCATGAGACTCTGTCAGGTTCTTTATGGGCAGCTCATAGacacagctgtgtgtttgtgtgttgttctTTCTCTCACACTGATCATTCCTGCCTCCATGAGTGTAAATGAGTCCTGGATGAGAGTCTTCAGAGTCTTTGAACCAGTAAActctgtgttcttcatcacagctcCCAGTGTGTACTGTACAGTTCAGAGTCACAGAGTCTCCTGCATGGATGTTCTGAGAGGACGACTGATCCATTGAAGTCTGGATGTAAGAATGGTCCTTCACATGGAGACTATAGGcctccaaaaatgtaaatgcataAGAATAAGAACTGATGCAGTAGTAGGTAGCAGAATctgacatttttacatttgagaTCTTCAAGTGGTGTGTGTCTTTATTTGTCTGTAGTTCAAACCGTAGATCCTTCTTGAAATCATCCAAAAAAGTTCCATTTTTGTTATAATCCAAAAATGTAGACATGCGCTGTGGTTTTTGTCCCAGAGGTTGTTtataccaaaaaaagaaatctgccacAGTGCctccatgaaaacattttaaagtcacttcTTGTCCAACAAAAACTGATTCAAAATGTAAAGAAGCAGACGATTTCTGAGCCCAAGAATTAGCTGAtgagaaaatgaacaaacatgcgtttttatatttaatctttCAACTTTTGGAGTTCAGCATAACAAATATTTATCGTAACTCTTAAAAGGATGAAACTCACCCACGGTTCCCAGGAGCAGACATGTCACACAGCCAGCAAACACCAGAAGAGTCAtttttctgaacctgctgagTCTCACTGAGAGAGGCTAGTTAGTTCTCTACTTTTAAGTGTC
This genomic window contains:
- the LOC101164541 gene encoding uncharacterized LOC101164541 isoform X2, translated to MTLLVFAGCVTCLLLGTVANSWAQKSSASLHFESVFVGQEVTLKCFHGGTVADFFFWYKQPLGQKPQRMSTFLDYNKNGTFLDDFKKDLRFELQTNKDTHHLKISNVKMSDSATYYCISSYSYAFTFLEAYSLHVKDHSYIQTSMDQSSSQNIHAGDSVTLNCTVHTGSCDEEHRVYWFKDSEDSHPGLIYTHGGRNDQCERKNNTQTHSCVYELPIKNLTESHAGIYYCAVVSCGHILFGNGTKLELTGQTNSLLVYFLTGTLTFMSILVVFLVYKIKKHICFQSKDEGSAAASTPNTEAENKDTESLHYAAVNVKKSNRSRRQKNDLNTVCVYASVTQQN